Part of the Anaerolineae bacterium genome is shown below.
GACTCGCTGGCCGAGGCGGCCGAGATGGTTGGCTTTCCGGTGGTTCAAATCACCGCCCTGCCCGATGGTTTGAACGAGCCGGACCGGATTATGGTGTACCGGCAAAAAGTGGCGCAGGTGCAGTTGGATAAAGAGCTATTGGAGGCGCTTTTTGAAGCGGCGGAAATTGAGATCAGCTTGCCGGATTCGCTCAACGAAGAACCGATTTTGATCACCCAACCCAACACCGTGATCCAGGAGTGGCAGCAGGAAGGCCAGAGGACGCTTGAGTTTGTGCAGATGACCACGCCCCAAATTCAATATCCCGACGACCTGGACTTGAACGCCCTGGGCGTGGCCGGATTGCAGCTTTTGGGCATGTCCAAAGAAGAAGCAAGCCAATTGGGCGCCACCATCAATTGGGCCGACACCCTGATCTTGCCCATCCCCAAAAACGGCCAATTAACGGCCACCGAAGTATCCATTAATGGGGCCAACGGCTTCTTGTTTACGGCCCAGGCAAAGGATGAGGAGTCCGCCGTAATGTGGCCGCAAGCGGGAATGACCTATTTTGTAAACGGCAATTACGCCGCCGAGCAAACCATAGAAATGGCCGAATCGGTGAAATAAGCAAGGCCCCTCCTTTTGGGAGGGGTTGGGGGAGGGCTACTCCCCAAATTTATGAGGGAACAATTCTGTAGACGTTCAGATAAATATTTTATCCGCGGGCCGGACATGGGGATGTCCGGCCCGCCACATAGGGATGCGGCGGCTACGAGTCAAAATCATTTGTAAATAAATCCTCTTGTTAAATCTTTTGCCGAAAGGATAACGTGTGACCGACCTCGCCATTGAAACCCATCATTTGCGTAAAGAATACGGCCCTAAAGTAGCCGTGCAAGACCTGACCCTCCAGATACCGCGGGGTGAGGTTTTTGGTTTTTTAGGCCCCAATGGGGCCGGCAAGTCAACTACGGTTAAAATGTTGCTGGCCCTGGCCCAACCAACCCACGGCGAGATCAAGTTATTTGGCCAATACCCCGGCCGGCCCCAAGCGCGGGCCAAGGTCGGCTTTTTGCCGGAGCATTTTCGTTTTCACGAGTGGCTGCGGGCCGGTGAATTTTTGATGTTCCACGGCAAGTTGTACGGCCTGCCTGTGGCCGTGTTAAAAGAACGTATTCCCCCCCTGCTTGAGTTAGTGGGGCTGGCTGACAGCGCCCACATGCGTTTGAGCAAATTTTCCAAGGGTATGCTCCAGCGCATTGGCCTGGCTCAGGCCATGCTCAACCGGCCCGACCTCATCTTTTTGGACGAACCCACCTCCGGGCTGGACCCTCTGGGGCGGCGACTGGTGCGGCGAATCATTCACCAACTCAAAGACGCCGGCACAACCATTTTCCTCAACTCCCATTTTCTGAGCGAAGTGGAAGTTACCTGCGACCGGGTGGCCTTTATTAAAGCCGGCCGGGTGGTGCGGCTGGATACCATGGCCAACCTGCTGCGCCGGACCACCGAAGTTAAGCTGCGGGTTGATGCCTTTAAGCCAGAATTGCTGGCCGCCCTGGAGCAGGTGGGCCACCGAGCGCAACAGGATGGGTCAAGCCTGACCATGTTGATTGAGGATCAAGAGATGGTGCCCCTTATGGCCCGCCTGGTGTTTGAACACGGGGCCAAATTGTACCAGTTGAGTCCGCGGGAGAAATCGTTGGAAGAGATTTTTATCAGCATCATTGGCCCAGATAACGCCGGTGGGAGTGATGCCGGCGGGATTGACGCCGGTGGAACGAATGAAAGGAGCGCCCCATGAATATTCTGACCATGACCAATCTGACCTTCCGCGAAGCTTGGCGCAAAAAAATTTTCTGGCTGGCGCTGGTATTGGGGATTGCTTTTTTGATTTTGTTTGGGATTGGCTTTTATTATATTTATCAGGAAGTGATGCAGCATAGCCGGAACGGGCTGGGCGGGCCGGCGGCCAGGAACATTCTCAGACACGAAATCAGTGGGGTTTTTCTTATCCTGGGCTTGTTTGCCGTTAACTTTCTGATTGTGATGATGTCGGCCTTAACCAGCGTGGATAGCGTCTCCGGCGAGATCAGCTCGCACACTATCCAGACCATTGCCACCAAACCCATCCGGCGGTGGGAAATCATTGGGGGCAAATTGCTGGGCCAAACCATTATGCTTATGGTTTACGTGGCATTTATGGCGGGCGGTTTGATTTTTGAAGTTTATCTATTAACGGGTTACCTGCCCCCCCACATTTTACCCGGCTTGAGCCTGATGCTGTTGGAAGGTTTGATCGTGTTCAGCATCACCACTTTGGGCGGCGTTTATTTTTCAACCCTGGCCAACGGGGTGTTGGTGTTTATGCTGTACGGCATTGCCTTTGCCGGCAGTTGGGTGGAACAGATTGGGGCGGTGATGCAAAGCGAAGCGGCCCTGCAAGTGGGCATTTTGGCCAGCCTGATAATGCCCAGCGAAGCCATGTGGCGGATGGCGTCTGACCTGATGCAGCCGGCGCTGGTGAGGCAACAAGCGTTCCCCTTGATCAACCTGTATAGCAAACCAAGCGCCGCTATGGTGATTTACGCGGCAATTTATATGGCGGTGTTGATAGCCCTGGCCCTGCGCCAATTCAATAAACGGGATTTATAAATTAGAGTTGGGCGGCGCAGCGGTTCCCGATTTGGTAGAAAGCCCCCCTCAATCCCCCCCAACGAGGGGGAAATTGGTCGGTTCTCGTCTCTGTGAGGGGAATTAGAGGGGGGCCATCAACTCATAACGGGAATTGAATCAACAGCCTTTGAAAGTCTACGATTTTTTGTAGTTTGAGTACGAAAAATTGGGAACGGTTGGGTGGTATATTGTTGTCAATCCGAAATGGTCAGCTTATAGGATGGTTATACTCACCCTTTACTCACATTATAGTCACGCTGTAGGTGGGTTGAAAGTGACCTATAGGTGAGATAGCGTTGGTTATAGGATGATCGGAGGATAACAACTTTTACCAAAGGGTAAGCCATCCCCATTAGCTCATAGAAGGGAGTGTATTCAATGGCGACGGTACGGCGCAATATTGTGGTTGAAGGTTTAGGGGGGATGTTGGGTAACCAGCTTATCTTGTATAGCCTTAACTTAAGCCTATTGGCTGATATAGTTGTTCAAATAATGTTTTTGGGTAGGGACAGGACAATGTCCTATCCCTACCCGGTAAAAAATCAAAAACTTTTTCTGAATATCTGTATTGTATCTCACACAATTTCAATCCTCTTGCCCAGACTGCGCAGAGCAGACGACAGCCCCATCTGCAAATCGCTTAAGGTTTCAACGTGGCTCCAGTCAATGCCCAGATCAACAATGGTTTCGGCTACGGCCCCAGAAATGCCGGTAATAATGACCCGCGTTCCTTTGAGCCGGGCGGCCTGGATGGTTTTGTGCAGGTAATTGGCCACGCCAGTGTCTACAATAGCGACGCCGGTTACATCAATAATAGCTATGCCAGCTTTATGCTCTCCAATTCCGGCCAACAGGCGGCGGGTGATGTCCCGGGCACGGGCCGTGTCAATTACACCCACAATCGGTGCGACAATAATATTGTCCATCACCGGAATAATGGGCGTGGACAACTCCTGAATTGTTTGCTGCTGGGCCTGGATAACCTGAATTTGCTGCTGCTGCTGTTCAACCATAGTCTGGAGACGGGCGGTGGTTTCGGTTAAATTGCGTCCCAGGGTCAGCAACGGGTCGTCGTCAGGCGCTGCGCCGGCATTGTTGAGGGTTAGTTGGGCTGACCAGTTGCCCTGACCAACCTCGGTCATATAGTCAACATACTGTTCCACCGTTGATTCCAACTGCTGACGCTGTTCTCGTTCGGCCTGGATACGCTGATAGATTTCCTGGTTGGCGGTTTCCTGGCCAATCAGGGCGTCAACCATCCGACTCAAGAGATCGTTCTGAGAAAAGATTAACATACTGCTTAACAGAAGAAAAATGATGGCAATGCTAATCCACGAAATAAAATCGGTGGCGCTGGCAACCAATCTTTCAGACTCGACAGTAAGGTAACCATTGGAAAAGGCCCAACCAAAGGCGATGATGGTTAGGATACACAACCCCAAAGTTATGATGCCGCCACGTCGCCCCAAGAAAAGCATGGCCATAGCGGTGAAGGCCAACAAGAACGTGATGCCATATCCGTTCACACCGAGGCTAACTATGCCGTTTACGCCCACACCATAAAGAATAAAGAAAAGGACGCCGGTTTGTAATAGATAAGGCGATCGCCGCCACAGGGTCATTACCAATATCAAAATGAAAATGCCCCAATAAAGGAAGGTTGTATTATTAACCCCTCGCGTATAATTGTGATAACTC
Proteins encoded:
- a CDS encoding ABC transporter permease subunit, whose translation is MNILTMTNLTFREAWRKKIFWLALVLGIAFLILFGIGFYYIYQEVMQHSRNGLGGPAARNILRHEISGVFLILGLFAVNFLIVMMSALTSVDSVSGEISSHTIQTIATKPIRRWEIIGGKLLGQTIMLMVYVAFMAGGLIFEVYLLTGYLPPHILPGLSLMLLEGLIVFSITTLGGVYFSTLANGVLVFMLYGIAFAGSWVEQIGAVMQSEAALQVGILASLIMPSEAMWRMASDLMQPALVRQQAFPLINLYSKPSAAMVIYAAIYMAVLIALALRQFNKRDL
- a CDS encoding STAS domain-containing protein is translated as MQSPSDIEREIRVEGQENEFTSNPMSNLQIWRQQLIRGILRVFLVLGFVAAVVGSYHNYTRGVNNTTFLYWGIFILILVMTLWRRSPYLLQTGVLFFILYGVGVNGIVSLGVNGYGITFLLAFTAMAMLFLGRRGGIITLGLCILTIIAFGWAFSNGYLTVESERLVASATDFISWISIAIIFLLLSSMLIFSQNDLLSRMVDALIGQETANQEIYQRIQAEREQRQQLESTVEQYVDYMTEVGQGNWSAQLTLNNAGAAPDDDPLLTLGRNLTETTARLQTMVEQQQQQIQVIQAQQQTIQELSTPIIPVMDNIIVAPIVGVIDTARARDITRRLLAGIGEHKAGIAIIDVTGVAIVDTGVANYLHKTIQAARLKGTRVIITGISGAVAETIVDLGIDWSHVETLSDLQMGLSSALRSLGKRIEIV
- a CDS encoding ABC transporter ATP-binding protein, giving the protein MTDLAIETHHLRKEYGPKVAVQDLTLQIPRGEVFGFLGPNGAGKSTTVKMLLALAQPTHGEIKLFGQYPGRPQARAKVGFLPEHFRFHEWLRAGEFLMFHGKLYGLPVAVLKERIPPLLELVGLADSAHMRLSKFSKGMLQRIGLAQAMLNRPDLIFLDEPTSGLDPLGRRLVRRIIHQLKDAGTTIFLNSHFLSEVEVTCDRVAFIKAGRVVRLDTMANLLRRTTEVKLRVDAFKPELLAALEQVGHRAQQDGSSLTMLIEDQEMVPLMARLVFEHGAKLYQLSPREKSLEEIFISIIGPDNAGGSDAGGIDAGGTNERSAP